In Equus caballus isolate H_3958 breed thoroughbred chromosome 7, TB-T2T, whole genome shotgun sequence, one DNA window encodes the following:
- the CHAF1A gene encoding chromatin assembly factor 1 subunit A isoform X4, whose amino-acid sequence MDSKDRPAFPVKKLIQARLPFKRLNLVPKEKTDEGSDDARSCRTAPAPGRIPELETSLDILESDCHMGSDADFRPKLVNGKGPLDYFLSRDKASIEQTTVIIDLTEDSNDQTDSTVAHSELSAAASPSGAPVDAVREEAGQARGLAKAHPKDELAFPETLADTPCETEEERAGSGGAESRVDAQKGSPQSCPKLPGGPRTCPKKDQDGWSKAGGILFRGKVPVVVLQDILAAKAPGAQSPPRTPPSQAAPSEGEALESSPEEDSVLSHSSLSSCSATSSPEGQSAPEKQCGRASPFPACTPIHRITKKLVKGSAEKNRMRLQRDQERLGKQLKLQAEREEKEKLREEAKRAKEEARKRREEERELKEKERRERREKDEKQKAEKQRLKEERRKERQEALEAKLEEKRKKEEEKRLREEEKRIKAEKAEITRFFQKPKTPQAPKTLAGSCGKFAPFEIKEHMVLAPRCRTAFDQDLCEQLDQLLQRQSSEFSFLKDLKGRRPLRSGPTVVSTRSTGIVNSDVVIVESGKVDGVPDRKQFGRMKLLQFSENHRPAYWGTWNKKTAVIHPRDPWAQDRLLDYEVDSDDEWEEEEPGESLSHSEGDDDDEVGEDEDEDDGFFVPHGYLSEDEGVTEECADPENHKVRQKLKAKEWDEFLAKGKRFRVLQPLKVGCVWASERDGGADLKLLRQFTACLLEAAPSEEEQAPKASRREKRDQQILAQLLPLLHGNVNGSKVIIREFQECCRRGLLSKDAGSPESSSASPPSPGSSRPQTPTAGEDATVPSKARLKRLISENSVYEKRPDFRMCWYVHPQVLKSFDQEHLPVPCQWSYITMVPSATREDSGSIPPTGPVQGTSVSLKRKSAGSMCITQFMKKRRHDGQVGAGDLDGFQADTEEEEEEDGDCVMVDISAVGEVQAPCGTTSGAGGPVGLDGSPSPVPASALSPS is encoded by the exons ATGGATTCCAAAGACAGACCAGCTTTTCCAGTGAAGAAGTTAATACAAG ctCGCCTGCCATTCAAGCGCCTGAATCTTGTCCCAAAGGAGAAAACCGATGAGGGCTCAGATGACGCGAGAAGCTGTCGGACTGCCCCTGCGCCAGGTCGCATCCCCGAGTTAGAAACCTCTTTGGACATCTTGGAGAGTGACTGTCACATGGGTTCTGATGCAGATTTTAGGCCAAAACTTGTCAATGGGAAGGGTCCCTTAGATTACTTTTTAAGTAGAGACAAAGCCAGTATTGAGCAGACCACGGTCATCATTGATTTGACGGAGGACTCGAATGACCAAACAGACAGCACTGTGGCCCACAGTGAACTAAGTGCTGCCGCCTCTCCCTCTGGGGCGCCTGTCGATGCGGTCAGAGAAGAAGCCGGACAGGCGAGGGGGCTGGCCAAGGCCCATCCGAAGGATGAGCTGGCGTTTCCCGAGActctggcagacactccgtgcgAAACAGAGGAGGAGCGTGCTGGCTCAGGGGGCGCAGAGAGCAGGGTGGACGCGCAGAAAGGCTCACCCCAAAGCTGCCCCAAGCTGCCAGGCGGCCCGAGAACGTGCCCCAAGAAGGACCAGGACGGTTGGAGCAAAGCCGGGGGCATCCTGTTCAGAGGGAAGGTGCCCGTGGTGGTCTTACAGGATATCCTGGCTGCGAAAGCGCCTGGTGCCCAGTCTCCTCCTCGCACACCCCCCAGCCAGGCCGCGCCCTCCGAGGGCGAGGCGCTGGAGTCCAGCCCCGAAGAAGACTCTGTCCTCAGCCATTCCTCTCTGAGCTCTtgctctgccaccagctcccCCGAGGGGCAGTCCGCTCCCGAAAAGCAGTGCGGCCGTGCCAGTCCCTTCCCCGCCTGCACGCCGATCCACAGA ATAACTAAGAAATTGGTCAAAGGTTCTGCCGAGAAGAACAGGATGAGACTGCAAAGA GATCAGGAGCGGCTGGGCAAGCAGCTGAAGCTGCAGGccgagagagaggagaaggagaagctgAGAGAGGAGGCCAAGCGGGCCAAGGAAGAAgcgaggaagaggagagaggaggagagggagctgaaggagaaggagaggcgcgagaggagggagaaggacgAGAAGCAGAAGGCGGAGAAGCAGCGGCTCAAGGAGGAGCGGCGCAAGGAGCGGCAGGAGGCGCTGGA GGCGAagctggaggagaagaggaaaaaggaagaggagaaacggttgagagaagaagaaaag CGCATTAAAGCAGAGAAGGCCGAAATCACGAGGTTCTTCCAGAAACCAAAGACTCCACAGGCCCCCAAG ACCCTGGCCGGCTCCTGCGGCAAGTTTGCCCCTTTTGAAATTAAAGAGCACATGGTCCTCGCCCCTCGGTGTCGGACCGCCTTTGACCAAGACCTCTGTGAGCAGCTGGACCAGCTGCTCCAGCGGCAGAGCAGCGAGTTCTCCTTCCTGAAAGATCTGAAAGGCCGGCGGCCCCTCAGGTCGGGGCCCACTGTGGTTTCCACCCGCAGCACGGGCATCGTTAACAG TGACGTGGTGATCGTGGAGAGCGGCAAAGTGGACGGCGTGCCTGACAGGAAGCAGTTCGGCAGGATGAAGCTCCTGCAGTTCTCCGAGAACCACCGGCCAGCGTACTGGGGGACGTGGAACAAGAAGACGGCGGTCATCCATCCGAGGGACCCCTGGGCCCAGGACAGG CTCCTGGACTACGAGGTGGACAGCGATGacgagtgggaggaggaggagccgggCGAATCCCTCTCCCACAGTGAAGGG gatgatgatgatgaagtgGGAGAGGATGAAGATGAAGACGATGGTTTTTTTGTGCCCCATGGGTACCTGTCCGAGGACGAAGGAGTAACCGAG GAGTGTGCCGACCCCGAGAACCACAAGGTCCGGCAGAAGCTGAAGGCCAAGGAGTGGGACGAGTTCCTGGCCAAGGGGAAGCGCTTCCGCGTGCTCCAGCCCCTGAAGGTCGGCTGCGTCTGGGCCAGCGAGCGCGACGGCGGCGCCGACCTGAAGCTGCTGCGGCAGTTCACGGCGTGCCTGCTGGAGGCCGCGCCCTCCGAGGAGGAGCAGGCGCCCAAGGCCtccaggagggagaagagagaccaGCAGA TCTTGGCGCAGCTGCTGCCGTTGCTGCACGGGAACGTGAATGGGAGCAAAGTGATCATCCGAGAGTTCCAGGAGTGTTGCCGCCGGGGGCTGCTCAGCAAGGACGCTGGCAGCCCTGAGAGCAGCTCCGCCAGCCCCCCGAGCCCCGGCTCCTCCCGCCCGCAGACCCCCACCGCCGGCGAGGATGCCACCGTCCCCTCCAAGGCCAGGCTCAAGCGGCTTATTTCTGAGAACTCGGTGTACGAGAAGAGGCCTGATTTCAGGATGTGCTGGTACGTCCACCCGCAGGTCCTCAAGAGCTTTGACCAGGAGCACCTGCCCGTCCCGTGCCAGTGGAGTTACATCACCATGGTGCCCTCGGCCACCAGGGAGGACAGTGGCAGCATCCCGCCCACGGGGCCCGTGCAGGGGACGTCCGTGTCGCTGAAGCGGAAGTCGGCGGGCAGCATGTGCATCACCCAGTTCATGAAGAAGCGCAGGCACGACGGGCAG GTCGGAGCTGGGGACCTGGACGGCTTCcaggcggacacggaggaggaggaggaagaggacggCGACTGTGTGATGGTGGACATCTCGGCCGTTGGGG AGGTCCAGGCCCCGTGCGGAACCACTTCGGGAGCCGGGGGCCCCGTGGGGCTGGACGGCAGCCCGAGCCCCGTGCCCGCCAGCGCGCTTAGCCCCTCCTGA